The Papaver somniferum cultivar HN1 chromosome 3, ASM357369v1, whole genome shotgun sequence genome includes a region encoding these proteins:
- the LOC113358228 gene encoding 60S ribosomal protein L23: MAKRRGGTAGSKFRMSLGLPVAATVNCADNTGAKNLYIISVKGIKGRLNRLPSACVGDMVMATVKKGKPDLRKKVMPAVIVRQRKAWRRKDGVFMYFEDNAGVIVNPKGEMKGSAITGPIGKECADLWPRIASAANAIV, from the exons ATGGCCAAAC gtAGGGGAGGAACCGCAGGAAGCAAGTTTAGGATGTCCTTGGGTCTACCAGTTGCAGCAACTGTGAACTGTGCTGATAATACAGGAGCTAAGAATCTGTATATCATTTCAGTGAAAGGTATTAAAGGTCGTCTTAATAGATTACCATCTGCCTGTGTTGGTGATATGGTTATGGCTACTGTTAAGAAAGGTAAACCAGATCTTAGAAAGAAAGTTATGCCTGCTGTTATCGTTAGACAACGTAAAGCTTGGCGTCGTAAGGATGGTGTTTTCATGTACTTTGAAG ACAATGCAGGAGTTATTGTAAACCCAAAGGGAGAAATGAAAG GTTCTGCTATCACCGGCCCTATTGGAAAGGAATGTGCAGATTTGTGGCCTAGGATTGCAAGTGCAGCCAATGCCATTGTTTGA
- the LOC113360413 gene encoding zinc finger BED domain-containing protein RICESLEEPER 2-like: protein MFGDDKAAELYEKFKTDLFKVFNAYESQNSTAAPAFFSNSVAHMDVRSSGASSTDYASFVLENDEDDVQKSELETYLGEPILPTLTTQDEMNFDILVWWKMNSCKYPTLANIARDVLAMPVTSVASESMFSDGGTVLTTHRTSLSPDLVQAFLCLSDWLPDFFDADMEIVD from the exons atgtttggagatGATAAAGCTGCAGAATTGTATGAGAAATTCAAAACAGACTTGTTCAAAGTTTTCAATGCATATGAATCTCAAAACAGCACTGCAGCTCCTGCTTTCTTTAGCAACTCTGTCGCTCACATGGATGTAAGAAGCTCAGGTGCATCTAGCACagattatgctagttttgtgttggaaaatgatgaagatgatgttcagAAATCTGAGTTAGAGACATACTTAGGAGAACCAATTCTTCCTACTCTAACAACTCAAGATGAAATGAACTTTGATATATTGGTTTGGTGGAAGATGAATAGCTGTAAGTACCCAACTCTAGCAAACATAGCAAGAGATGTGTTGGCTATGCCAGTGACCAGTGTGGCatcagagtccatgttcagcGATGGTGGAACGGTCCTAACAACACATAGAACTTCACTAAGTCCAGATTTAGTCCAAGCATTTCTATGCCtaagtgattggctgccagacTTCTTTGATGCAG atatggaaatcGTCGATTGA
- the LOC113360412 gene encoding uncharacterized protein LOC113360412, with product MIRTPTHTIRVGEIIQISVGTNPTFNQQGGYQFMQRPQQEHQGTSVDDKFTHMMQSVQEISKTMQGFNQYQQKSEMAMRDVQYQENVNVVELRSRKQVEKPATSPESHGHFLEQQEDETTPNKADLVTNSHFKPLVSTNVTSPPFPSRFAKSKKDTLYKEIYEIFKNIQVNIPLLEAIRQVPRYAKFLKELCTNKHKLVGNEVMYVGENASAYLQKKLPPKLKDPGSFTIPCTTGTTRFDRAFLYLGATINVMPTSIYESLDLGPPKDTGIIIQLTDRSTTYPKGVVEDVLVQVNELIFPADFYVLDMRDEDSPSSTPLLLNRPFMRTARTKVDVFKGTITMEFNGEPISFNIFEAMRYPSDVHSCFSVDVIDSLSQQVFELDGDNASEKL from the exons ATGATTCGTACTCCAACACATACAATCCGGGTTGGCGAGATCATCCAAATTTCAGTCGGAACAAATCCTACTTTCAATCAACAAGGTGGATACCAATTCATGCAAAGACCACAACAAGAACATCAAGGCACAAGTGTGGATGACAAGTTCACTCATATGATGCAAAGTGTGCAAGAGATTTCAAAGACAATGCAAGGGTTCAACCAATACCAGCAGAAATCCGAGATGGCTATGAGAGATGTGCAATACCAA GAGAATGTCAATGTTGTTGAGCTAAGAAGTAGGAAGCAAGTAGAGAAACCGGCAACATCACCGGAATCTCATGGGCATTTTTTAGAGCAACAAGAGGATGAAACGACCCCTAACAAGGCTGATTTGGTAACAAATTCTCACTTTAAACCTCTTGTTTCTACTAATGTCACTTCTCCACCTTTTCCTAGTAGGTTTGCAAAGTCCAAGAAGGACACACTATACAAAGAAATTTATGAGATATTCAAGAATATCCAAGTGAACATACCACTCCTTGAAGCAATAAGGCAAGTTCCTCGCTACGCAAAGTTCCtaaaggaattgtgcactaacaaaCACAAATTGGTCGGTAATGAAGTTATGTATGTGGGTGAGAATGCTTCCGCGTATCTTCAAAAGAAACTCCCGCCAAAGTTGAAGGATCCCGGTAGTTTCACTATACCATGTACAACTGGTACAACCAGGTTTGATCGTGCTTTTCTATATTTAGGAGCAACTATTAATGTTATGCCTACCTCAATATATGAATCGTTAGACCTTGGTCCTCCTAAGGATACCGGTATTATTATTCAACTTACTGATAGGTCCACTACATACCCGAAAGGGGTTGTGGaagatgttttggtgcaggttaatgAGCTTATTTTTCCTGCAGATTTTTATGTTTTAGATATGAGGGATGAAGATTCACCGTCGTCTACACCGTTGCTGTTGAATAGACCTTTCATGAGAACGGCTAGAACTAAAGTTGATGTTTTTAAAGGCACCATAACTATGGAATTTAACGGTGAACccataagtttcaacatctttGAGGCTATGAGATACCCGAGTGACGTGCATTCCTGTTTTTCGGTTGATGTGATTGATTCTTTGTCTCAACAAGTGTTTGAGTTAGACGGTGATAATGCGTCAGAGAAGCTATAA